The stretch of DNA TCCTTCTTTAAATGATTCAATTTCTATTGTATCTGAAATCATAAAACAAGAAATAATTCCTATTCCAAAGTTACTTATTGGAGTAAAACTCATTCCCTCTTTTGTAAAATATTTACTTGTATAAAAACTTTTTCCTATTTTTATTACATAATTTTCAAAAGTTTCTACATCAATTCCTATACCATTATCAATTACTTCTAATGTCTTATTATCTGAATCATATTTGATAAAAACTTTTGGATTATAACTAGTAAATTCATCATCTTTTTTATCAAATATTTCTTTATAATATTTACAAGCATCATAAGAATTTTGAATTAACTCTCTAAGAAATATATCTGGCTTATCATATAATTCAGTCCCCATTAAGATATTAAGAACTTTTTCATAATCAAGATTTATTTCTAGCTTCGTATAAATATAACCATCTTCAATAATCTCATGTTTTACTGGTTCTTTTAATTCTAAATAATATTCATTTGAATTATTTTTGTTTAATAATTCCATACTGTCTTTTCGCTCAATTTCAATCCATTCAATAAATTCTTCAACTTTTCTATGAATTTGAATTGATTTTGGCTTAGCATGATATTCTATAAAACTAGTAGAAAAATTACGTCCAGTTATTGATTGATGCTTTAACCATTCTCCTTGACTAATAATATTCTTAATACCTATATGATGAAATAAATAAGGAGGTGTTCTAAAAATATCAAAATCTAAGATATCTCCAAGTCTTAATAAAATAGCTAAATATTGGACATTTACATATTTATCAACTATTAACAATTTTTGAGGAAACTTTTTTTCATCTTCTAAAAATTTAACAGGTTTCTCATGACTTAAAATTATATTTTTTATATAATCTGATAAATCAATCCCTTTAAATTCAAATTCAATTTTATATTCTGCAAAATGATTTTTAAAAACATCTACATAATTACAACTTCTTTGTACATGTGTTCTTCTAATTAATTCTGTTAAGATTTCTTCATCTGAAACACTTGAATCAAATTCTCTTGTAAGTTTTATAAATTCATCACTTTTTAATAACTCTTCTTTTTCTGCATTATTTATTACCATACCTATATCATGTAATAAAACTACATAAATTAATATTTGAATTTCAACTATATTTAGATTTACATTTTGAGGAAGAATTTTACTAATAATATTTAATATTTCATAAGAGTGTTTTATATCATGATTAGTGTATTCGGGCATATTAGATGGTATTCTATTTAATAAATCTGTTACAACTGGAACTAAATGACTTAGTATATTTGTGCTTATTATATTATTATTTTCTCCAAATTGTTCGACTTCTAACAATTTTAATCTGTCCAAAAAATATTTTTCCATATATAAAATCCTAATTTGTATTTTCTGATATTACTATTAAAGTAAACATTTTACCAAAAATAGAATTTAGTATCTATTTTTAATTATTTTCACTCCCAAAAATCCATGACTCTATTTTATGTATTTTTACTATCTTCAAGAATTTGAAAGATTATTTTAAAAGCTATTTTTATGTATTCAGTCTTTTGGATAGTTATTCATTATCTTAAAATATTTTTTTTAAGGTCGAATTTTTGACTTTTAAATTTCAAACTTTCCTATTATAAGTTAAAATAAAATTCTTCAAAATCATTAATATCAGTTTGTTCTAATTTCAAATATTTCTCAATATATTCTTTAAAAATTCCACTTCTTAAAAAGTAATTAAATATTTCTTTATCTATATATTCTTTTTCAACTATTGTATGAAACAATCTTAGAATATCACTCAATTTTTCCGAATTATTAGATGAAATTAATATTTCAAAAATCATTAAATATTCTTCTATTTTAAAAGATTTGCTTGTTTTATCAATAAAATATTCTGATTTAATTCTTAATTTCATTTTTCTTATTCTTTAATGATATATGTATCGTTGAACAAATCATATCAAAGAGTATATTATCAACAACTTAAATATATATATCGTTGGGAAATATAAAATGAATGATTTAGAACTTGAAAATTATGGTGAAAATATTTTGGATATTGTTTCTGCTAATGTAAAAAAATATAGAGAACAAAAAGGTTTAACACAAATGCAGTTGGCTTTAGAGATTGGATTAAGTGGTGGAGCATATCTTGGTCGAGCGGAAATCAGAAAAAATAATCACCATTTTAATATAAAACAACTTGCAAAAATTTCTAAGATTTTGGATGTTGATATTAAAAAGTTTTTTGAAGAATAATTTGAAGTCGAAATTTTCGACCTCAAATTTTCAAATTCATTTCCATACTAAAATTTACCAACTCAATATTTTCTCTTTTAACTAAATTTTCTTTGATTTGTTTAAATCCAAACTTCTCAAAAAAAGGTTTTGCAGTAATGCTTGCATCTGCTTTGATTTTATCTATATTTTTGTTTTTTGCAAGTTCTAGAATATGATTTAAAAGTAGTTTTCCTATTCCACAATTTTGATATTTAAAATGAATATAAAAACAATCAATATACCCATCATAATATTCACAAAATCCTACAATTTTATCTTCAATCATACATAGATATGGTTTTGATTTTTCAAATCTTTTTTCCCAAATCTCTAAATCATAATTTGGATTTGCCCAAGCGTTTAGTTGCTCTTTTGAGTAGTCTTTTTTATTAATATTATGAACTGTATCTATAAAAAGTTCAACTATTTGTTTTAAATATTTTTTATCATAATTAACTATAAAAAATGAAACATCAGGAAAAATATTTATCATTTCATCATAAGTTTTATTTTTAGTCAAACTTTCAACTACAACATCCAAAGGTTTTGAGTAAATTTCTGTTAAATCAAACTCATCTTTTTCTAATTTGAAAGCTAGTTCTTCAAAAGGTGGATTAAACTGTGCATTTACACCTTTTTTATTTCCTCTTGCATCTATTTTATACCAACCATAATTTTTCAAATAAATTGCATTTAAACCATGTAAACAATAAATATCTTTTTTATATTCACTACAAGATAATCTTTGATAACAAAACCCAGCAGGAATGCCATTTGCTCTTAAAAGTGCAGCTAAAAGATGTGATTTTGCATAACACCAACCCGTCTTATATTTTAAAACATCACTAGATATACAAGTTGTAATTTCATCTTTAAAATCTCCACTATGGTGGATATTATCTCTTACATAAATAAAACAGTTTTTTGCTATTTCTTCATCTGTTATACAATCTTTTGATAACTCATGTGCAAGGTTTTGAATATCAGGATTTGTAAAATCTATAACTTGTGTCTCTTCTAAATACTTTTTCATTTCAACTTTTCAAACTCTTTCATCTCAAGCTTTATAAAACTATTTATCATACTTCTATAAACATTTTCAATAACTTCTTCATTTGCACCAGTTGATTTTGCTAAATCTTTTACTTTATTGATAACTTCTTCCACTCTTGTTGGTGCTTTTACATCATCGCTATCTTTTTTGAACTTTGCTGCTTGATTTACAAAATAACCTCGTAAAGCTATTAGTTTTACTATTTGTTCATCAATATTGTTTATGTTATTTCTAACTTCATCTATTGAATTGCATTTAATCATTTTAGATAATCCTTATTTTATAGAAACATAAATCTCTATTTCATCTTCTTTTGCATATTTTTCAAAATCTATTTCAAAAGCTCTTTCATATTCACTGTTTTTTTCAAAATAAGCCCAAATTTCTTCCCATAACTCTACTACAACCATTGGAAGTTCCCCTTGTTTTGTAAAAACTAAATATTTTTTATCTTCAATTACAATAGCATTTTTGGGTTTTGTAACTTCAACACCAACTGTTACTTTGTAGTTACCACTTGCGTCTGATTCGTAGTTGCTATAAACTCCATACATAAAATCACTATTTGCTTTGTCAAAAGTTTTTTTATAAACGTCTTTATCAAAATATTCTTCCCAAAGAGCTGCTATTTTGCCATTTTCTTCACTCATTTCAAATTCATTATTTGTAACTACACTAATACCTGAAATCATTAATTTTTTTACTCTTGTAACTTTCATTTTTACTCTTTATTTTTTATTATTTAAGGATTATATTAAATATTACCTCTAATTTACTTTTTTATCTAAGTAAATTTTCGTTACTATTTTGCAAATTTATTTTCTCAGGGCAAGGTGAAACTCCTTACTGGTGGTAACTATTTTATAGAAGTCCACGAGCGCCTTATTTTATAAGGGTCAAGCAGATTTGGTGAAAATCCAAAACCAACAGTTATAGTCTGGATGAAAGAGAAAATTAAACTATATTATTGTTTATATATTAGGTTTATTGCCCTGATTCGATAAGTTTACTTTATAAAAAGGAAAACTATGAATCAACAAAAAAATATTGAGAATGCTATAAAAGCACTTCAAGATGGAAATGGTATTATCATCACAGATGATAAAAATAGAGAAGACGAAGCTGATATTATTTTTCATGCAAATACAATTACAACTTCACAAATGGCGCTACTTATAAGAGAATGCAGTGGAATTGTGTGTTTATGTTTAACTTCCAAAAAAGTAAAAGAGTTAAATCTATCTATGATGGTTCAATCAAATAATTCAAAATTTCAAACACCATTTACAATTTCAATTGAAGCAAAAGAAGATATAACAACTGGTGTTAGTGCAAAAGATAGAGTAACAACTATAAAATCAGCATTAAAAGAAGATGGAATAAATCATATAATTTCTCCAGGACATATTTTCCCATTATGTGCAAAAGATGGTGGAGTTTTAGAAAGAAATGGACATACTGAAGCTAGTATTGATATAATGAAAATAGCAAATTTGGAACCAAATGCAGTTTTGTGTGAAATTACAAATGAAGATGGTTCTATGGCAAAAGGTGAAGAAATCATAAATTTTGCAAAAAAATATTCAATGCCAATTATTAGTATTGAAGATATTATTGAATATAGATTAAAAAAGGAAATTCTATGAATATTATCGATTTTGAAAATATAAATGTAGGATATGATGAAAAAATTATATTAAAAGATTTAACTCTAAAAATAAAAGAAAAAGAACATTGGGCAATTCTGGGAGCAAATGGAAGTGGGAAATCAACTTTGATGAAACTAATCCAATCTGAAATCCATCCAAGAAAAACAAATGTTTACAAAAAAGAGATTTTAGGAAAAGCAACCTACTCTATTTTTGAACTAAAAAAACAATTAGGAATCATTACAAATGATTTACACAACTATTTTGCAACTCATGGAACTTTTTTAACTGGTTACATAACAGTTTTAAGTGGTCATTACAGTTCAATAGGAGTTTTTAAACATCAAAACTTCACGATAGAGCAACATGAAAAAGCGAAGAAAACTATGGAGTTTTTAGAAATAGAACATCTTGCAGATAAATATATTGCAGAGATGTCAACAGGAGAACTAAGAAAATGTATAGTTGCAAGGGCGTTGATTCACGACCCAAAAGCATTTATTCTTGATGAACCAACAGTTGGACTGGATATAAAAGCGCAAATAAATTTTATAAAAATGCTAAAAAAACTATCAAATCAAGCTTCGATTATTTTGGTAACTCACCATTTAGAAGAGATTTTTGAGGAAATAGAAAATGTAGCTTTGATTTATAATAACACCATTTATAAAAGCGGAAAAAAAGAAGAAATTTTAACAAGTGAAAATCTATCGGAGATTTTTGAAACAAATGTACATATCAATGAAAAAAATAGTAGGTATTTTGTGGAAGAGATTTTTTAACTTTTTACGCTCAAGATTCCTTAAAATAAAACTTTAAAGGAATCTTGAGTTTTTGAATCTAAAACTCAAAAACATCAATATAAATATGAAGTTTATGTTGGTTAAAAGTTTTTTGAATTTTATTTTTTAATTCTTTTATATCTTGTTCTATTTCATAACCTGTCTTATCATCTTTAACGTTTATTGAAATTACCAATAAAACTTCATCCGAACCTATAAACATACTTCTAACTGAATTTAAATGAACTAATACGTGAGATTCTTCTTTAATTAAATTTTTAATTTGTTTTATAGTTTCTCTATCCAAACTTTCACCAACAATCAATTTTTTTAATTCAACAAATAAAATTGTAGATAAAGATAAAAGTAATAATCCAATCATAAGTGCAGCTATTCCATCAAAAATAGGATGAACAAATAAAGAAAGTCCTAGTCCAATTCCTAATATAAAAAGCCCTAATAAAGCCCCTGAATCTTCTATTAAAACTACTAAAATATGAGATGAAGAACTTTTTTCTATTGTTTTAAATATATCTTTTAATTTAGAATTACTCTCTTTTAAAGCAACTCTTAAAGCTCCACCTTCTAAAATAATAGCAAAAATAATAATTCCAACTATAAGCCAAGGATATTGAATTTCTTGAGGATCCATTATTTTATGAATACCTTCATAAATAGAAAATAATCCTCCCAATAAAAATAAAACCACAGCAACAACAAAAGACCAGAAAAAGTTGGCTTTTCCTTGACCAAAAGCGTGAGCTTCTGATTTTCCTCGTCTTGCTTGACTTTGTCCAACTAATACAAGAACTTGATTTCCGCAATCTGCTGTACTGTGAATTGCTTCTGCCATCATAGAAGCAGATCCTGTGAAAAATGCTGCAATACCTTTTGCACAAGCAATAAGACCATTTGCGACTAATGCAGCTTTAACGCTTTTTGACATTTATGTAACCTTTATAATTTAAAAAATTTGTAAATTCGATATATAAAAACTTGATAAGTTTAATCTTGTAAAAATTAAGAAAAAAAAGGAGGTGCACGAGGATTAAATAAATATAATAAATTCTTTTTTAGATAAATATTAATAGCAATATTTATTTTATTCTGGGATAATGGAATAAAAACAACCAAAGTAGAAATTGTACCAACAAAATCTTTATCAAATATTTTTCTTTTTTGTAAATCAAAACTTGTATCTACTTCAAGATTATCTGAATAATTTATTTGTTCATAAGAAGTATAATTACTATTTATATCAATCTGATATTTATTATAACTTTGTTCAGTTAGATAAATAGATGAACTTGTCCATTGGATTAAAAAAAATATTAAAATTAAGAAAGATGCGTTTATATAGTTAAACCTATTTATACGGGAGTTCATTATCACCACTATTAGATTTTAAACTGTAAATACAGTAGATAAGAGAATAGTATAAGTAATATTATTAAAACCTACTTATAAAAAGAATAAACTTACAAAAGAGTTTAGTATAAAAAGATAAATTAGATCAATGGCGACCCCAGCATGATTCGAACATGCGTGTTCTGGAGGAAATCCTAAACTATAAATATTTCCAATAATCCTTAAATATTAAAATACTCAATAAATAGCCTATTTATAGGCTTCTTGCAAACTTGACAAATTCAAATAATCTCTATAAAATTCAATATTATTATTCTAAGGTGGGAAATAAGTGGGAAATATTGAAGCAAAAACAATCAATTATTCTAAAAGATTTAATACCAAATTTAATGGTGTTTTTTATAGAGAATCTATAACAAATGATAAGCTAGATAAAACATATTATATCAGATACAAAGATAAAGACAATAAAGATAAAGAGATAAAAATAGGCAAATATTCTGAGGGATTTAGAGAAAATTATTGCAATCAATTAAGAAATGAAATTATAACAAAACAAAGAATTGGAGAAGAACCTCCAGCTGCAGCAAGAAATAAAAAGAGAACAATTTTATCAATTGAAACTATTTCAGAAAACTATTTTTCTGAAAGAAAAGAGGGACAAAATAAAGGGACAGATAAATCAAATTATAAAAACTATATATTACCCTACTTTAAAACTCTTGATTTTGAAAACATATCTAAAGATGATATACAAGTATTTACAAATCAATTAAAGAAAACAAAATCATTAATAAAAAAAGACCTTATTTCAGATAAAACTATAAACAATATTTTAAACTTTTTAAAAGCTCTGATTAAATACGCATTTAGAAATGACTATATCAAAAATGACTTTTCAAAATATATTCAATTATTAGAGATAGATAATGCTCGAGAAAGATTTTTAACTAAAGATGAGATAAAACTATTGTTTGAATATTCAAAAGATGATGAGACCCTTTATTTGCTTTTTAAACTAGCATTAAATACTGGAGGAAGATTAGCAACACTATTAAATATTCATAAAAAAGATATTGATTTTACACATGATTTAATAACACTAAAAGATTTTAAAAATAATAGTACATATAAAGCTTTTTTAACAGATGATTTAAAAGAGCTTCTTGAGAAAAGAGTAAATTCTTTAAAACCAAATGATATGCTTTTTACATCAAATCCAGAAAGAAGATTAAGAGCTAAGTTAGACGAACTATTTAACAAAGACATTGATGATAATGATAGAAAGAATAAAATTGTATTTCACTCTTTAAGACATACTTTTGCAAGTCATTTAGCTATCAATGGAACACCTATCTTCACAATTCAAAAGCTTATGAACCATAGAGATATAAGAATGACTTTGAGATATGCTAAATTAAGTCCTGATAGTGGGAGAGAAGCTGTTCTGAATTTATATTAATAATAAAGAATTAACTGGTAATACATTTACTTCAATTAATTCAATGGAAGAATAAAAAAATATTGTATAAATTTTATTGAAAAAAAATAACTATTAAGTGATGGAAGTCTTACTTCATCACAAATAGTTACAACTAGACACTATTTTAGATTTTGTTGTTTTGATTTATTTAAGACAGATTTTGCTTAAAAATTTGTTGAGATAATTTAAGCATTATTGCCTCTCGATAATCTTCTATATAATATTTTTCATTATCTAAAATCATTTTATTAAAATAAAATTCTGCTCTTAGAATATTATCATTAAATTTAAATGCTTTTATATCATTAGTAATTTTATATTTTATTTCACTATTTAACATAAAACCTATAGCATTACTATGATTCCCATTTGAAATAATTAAAGTATTAATATCTTTATAATACCTTCCACAATGGTTTTTAAAATCTTGATTAAATCCTCTATTTGTAATTAAACTATATGTTTCTATACCCCTCTTTTTAGTCAATCTATCAATAGACCAAGGACAACTAATAATATGTGGATTTAAAATTTCTTGGATAGAGTCATCAGGTTCAGAAATTAAACTATACATAAAGAATTTTACATTTTTTAATTCTTTTTCTATAGTATCTTTAGGTATATATGTTTTTAAAATATTTCCAATTTGAATATATTTCAAAAAATTTGAAAATAATATTTGATTATATTCATTATTTTCCGTTAAAAAATGATTTGTAATTTGATTAAATATAATTTCTTTGTCTTTTTTTTCAAATATTTCTTTATCTTTATCAAAAAAATACCTAATTTCATCTATATTATGAGAATATTCTTTTTTAAATATTTCATCATCTATTAAAAAATCAAATTTTCTTGATAAAGTCCTTATACTATTTTCTTTTAAATTAATATCTTTTACATATACTAATTTAAAATCATTTTCCCAAAGAACTTTAACAAATTTTTTAATAAAATTTAATTTTAAAGTTTTTATCTTTTTATCAATATAGTCAATCATTAATTATTCCTTTTTTTTAATTAAAGAATAATAACCAGATAACTTTTTTTTGCTATTAAAAATTTAAATAATTATGATTCATTAATAAATAAACAACTAATAATTTTAAATTTATATCACTAAAATACTTACATACTATAAAAGTTTTAACATAAGATTTCAATACAGTACATCTAGTTAACTTTGTTCAATAATTAAATACTGTTTTCTAATCATATGAATAAAGTTTCTCTAATAATACTTCATAAATATATTTTTCTATTTCAGCTCTATACCATTCATAAGATTTTGGATTTTTTACTAAAGTATTAATACCTTCATCATTTGGTCTTTTATAAAATTGAGTTGTAGCTTGTATTTTTTTATATAGATTATCAATGCTATAAGTAATATTATTTTCTAAATAATTATTTATAAAATCATTTGCATTAATATGCTTATTTGATAATATGAAATGAATATCAAATAAATCTCTATATTTTTTTCTATTCCAAAATGCCATAGTTTTCATGTAAATTATAGTATCAAGTGATGCTATTTTTAAAGTTGAGTTTTCATAGTAGCTATATTTATCTTTTTCCCAAATTGATATTTCAGATAAATTAAAAGGTGGTGTAAAAAATTCTACTTTCACACCATTTAACATAAATTTCATATAACTATCATTTATATCTTCTCCATCATTGGTTACATAATCTTCTATTGTTGGGTCATGTTCTAACTTTACAGCATTATATTTATTCATCATATCTTCAATTTCTTTACGAGGTAGTTCAAGTGATGCAAAATCTAAATCTTCTGACAATCTATGATTTATAATATGGCTTAATGCTGTTCCTCCAACAAATTTAAAATCATTTTTTATAAAAAATTCATCATTCATTATCAATTCTAAAGTATCTTTTGTTTTTTTTAGCATTATCTTTTCCTTGTAATATATTTAGCATGTTGATTAAAAGATTTTAATAATTTTATATCTTTTTGTTTTAGTATATATGGTTTAAGTCTATCAATACCAAAATATTTAATAAGTAACATTAATCTTTTTTCATCCCAATTAAAAAGTACAATACTGATAAAATTTGGAATTTCATAAACATGACCATTTTCTACACTATAAAATAGTTCATTACCAAATACCTCTTTATCTAAAATTATTTGTTTTTGTTCTGCTTGTATAATTGGTTTTAAATATATATTCTCATTATTAGCATTTTTATTACTTGAAGTTCTTTCTTTTTGTTCATTAAATTCAAATCCATCTAAAAATCCTAAAAATTGTTCTTCCTTTTTTAATTTTATTAAAATTTGAACAAAATTCTCAAATGAAATTTTTCCTGTTTGTTCAAAACTTTTATAAGTAGCATATTTAATTTCTATAAAATCTGAGAACTCTTCTTGCGTTAAATCTAAAGCAATTCGTTCTGCTCGTATTTTCTTACTTGCTAATTTTAAAATTTTAAGTGTAATATTTAAAATCATATTTGAAACCTTATTTTTTTATTATAATTGCTATTATTTTATCAATTATATATTAAATATATTATTTTTTCAATTTAATTGCTATTATTTTATCAATTATAATTTAATTATAAGTTAAATATTTTATTTTCATTAATAATATGTATATATTTAAGAATTATCATTTTAGTGAGTCCTTATTAATCCTAACTCACTAAAGTGAAATTTATATCACTAAAATACTTTTATTCAATTTCTTTTATACATAAACAATAAAATTCTTTATAAAAATCTATAGTTCTTTACTTTATACGTTATTATTTTTTCTTTTATATTGTTTTAGAATTTCGCTGGCGAAATTTAATAATTATAGTTTTTGTCATATTCATTAAAATTTTGGAATGTAATTTTTACATAAAATATATAATAAAAGTATGTAATATAATTATTTTAATATTTATATATACATTAAAAAGATATTATTCTTTTTACAAAATAAAGGATAAAGAATGAAAAAAATTGTTTTTACATTGGGAATGTTGATTTCACTTAATTTGTTTGCATTTGAAAATAAAGA from Arcobacter suis CECT 7833 encodes:
- a CDS encoding GNAT family N-acetyltransferase, with protein sequence MKKYLEETQVIDFTNPDIQNLAHELSKDCITDEEIAKNCFIYVRDNIHHSGDFKDEITTCISSDVLKYKTGWCYAKSHLLAALLRANGIPAGFCYQRLSCSEYKKDIYCLHGLNAIYLKNYGWYKIDARGNKKGVNAQFNPPFEELAFKLEKDEFDLTEIYSKPLDVVVESLTKNKTYDEMINIFPDVSFFIVNYDKKYLKQIVELFIDTVHNINKKDYSKEQLNAWANPNYDLEIWEKRFEKSKPYLCMIEDKIVGFCEYYDGYIDCFYIHFKYQNCGIGKLLLNHILELAKNKNIDKIKADASITAKPFFEKFGFKQIKENLVKRENIELVNFSMEMNLKI
- a CDS encoding nucleotidyl transferase AbiEii/AbiGii toxin family protein; the protein is MLKKTKDTLELIMNDEFFIKNDFKFVGGTALSHIINHRLSEDLDFASLELPRKEIEDMMNKYNAVKLEHDPTIEDYVTNDGEDINDSYMKFMLNGVKVEFFTPPFNLSEISIWEKDKYSYYENSTLKIASLDTIIYMKTMAFWNRKKYRDLFDIHFILSNKHINANDFINNYLENNITYSIDNLYKKIQATTQFYKRPNDEGINTLVKNPKSYEWYRAEIEKYIYEVLLEKLYSYD
- a CDS encoding ABC transporter ATP-binding protein produces the protein MNIIDFENINVGYDEKIILKDLTLKIKEKEHWAILGANGSGKSTLMKLIQSEIHPRKTNVYKKEILGKATYSIFELKKQLGIITNDLHNYFATHGTFLTGYITVLSGHYSSIGVFKHQNFTIEQHEKAKKTMEFLEIEHLADKYIAEMSTGELRKCIVARALIHDPKAFILDEPTVGLDIKAQINFIKMLKKLSNQASIILVTHHLEEIFEEIENVALIYNNTIYKSGKKEEILTSENLSEIFETNVHINEKNSRYFVEEIF
- a CDS encoding chorismate mutase, which codes for MIKCNSIDEVRNNINNIDEQIVKLIALRGYFVNQAAKFKKDSDDVKAPTRVEEVINKVKDLAKSTGANEEVIENVYRSMINSFIKLEMKEFEKLK
- the ribB gene encoding 3,4-dihydroxy-2-butanone-4-phosphate synthase, producing MNQQKNIENAIKALQDGNGIIITDDKNREDEADIIFHANTITTSQMALLIRECSGIVCLCLTSKKVKELNLSMMVQSNNSKFQTPFTISIEAKEDITTGVSAKDRVTTIKSALKEDGINHIISPGHIFPLCAKDGGVLERNGHTEASIDIMKIANLEPNAVLCEITNEDGSMAKGEEIINFAKKYSMPIISIEDIIEYRLKKEIL
- a CDS encoding GyrI-like domain-containing protein, whose translation is MKVTRVKKLMISGISVVTNNEFEMSEENGKIAALWEEYFDKDVYKKTFDKANSDFMYGVYSNYESDASGNYKVTVGVEVTKPKNAIVIEDKKYLVFTKQGELPMVVVELWEEIWAYFEKNSEYERAFEIDFEKYAKEDEIEIYVSIK
- a CDS encoding cation diffusion facilitator family transporter, whose product is MSKSVKAALVANGLIACAKGIAAFFTGSASMMAEAIHSTADCGNQVLVLVGQSQARRGKSEAHAFGQGKANFFWSFVVAVVLFLLGGLFSIYEGIHKIMDPQEIQYPWLIVGIIIFAIILEGGALRVALKESNSKLKDIFKTIEKSSSSHILVVLIEDSGALLGLFILGIGLGLSLFVHPIFDGIAALMIGLLLLSLSTILFVELKKLIVGESLDRETIKQIKNLIKEESHVLVHLNSVRSMFIGSDEVLLVISINVKDDKTGYEIEQDIKELKNKIQKTFNQHKLHIYIDVFEF
- a CDS encoding helix-turn-helix domain-containing protein, which codes for MNDLELENYGENILDIVSANVKKYREQKGLTQMQLALEIGLSGGAYLGRAEIRKNNHHFNIKQLAKISKILDVDIKKFFEE
- a CDS encoding helix-turn-helix domain-containing protein encodes the protein MILNITLKILKLASKKIRAERIALDLTQEEFSDFIEIKYATYKSFEQTGKISFENFVQILIKLKKEEQFLGFLDGFEFNEQKERTSSNKNANNENIYLKPIIQAEQKQIILDKEVFGNELFYSVENGHVYEIPNFISIVLFNWDEKRLMLLIKYFGIDRLKPYILKQKDIKLLKSFNQHAKYITRKR
- a CDS encoding DUF6710 family protein, whose protein sequence is MIDYIDKKIKTLKLNFIKKFVKVLWENDFKLVYVKDINLKENSIRTLSRKFDFLIDDEIFKKEYSHNIDEIRYFFDKDKEIFEKKDKEIIFNQITNHFLTENNEYNQILFSNFLKYIQIGNILKTYIPKDTIEKELKNVKFFMYSLISEPDDSIQEILNPHIISCPWSIDRLTKKRGIETYSLITNRGFNQDFKNHCGRYYKDINTLIISNGNHSNAIGFMLNSEIKYKITNDIKAFKFNDNILRAEFYFNKMILDNEKYYIEDYREAIMLKLSQQIFKQNLS
- a CDS encoding tyrosine-type recombinase/integrase translates to MGNIEAKTINYSKRFNTKFNGVFYRESITNDKLDKTYYIRYKDKDNKDKEIKIGKYSEGFRENYCNQLRNEIITKQRIGEEPPAAARNKKRTILSIETISENYFSERKEGQNKGTDKSNYKNYILPYFKTLDFENISKDDIQVFTNQLKKTKSLIKKDLISDKTINNILNFLKALIKYAFRNDYIKNDFSKYIQLLEIDNARERFLTKDEIKLLFEYSKDDETLYLLFKLALNTGGRLATLLNIHKKDIDFTHDLITLKDFKNNSTYKAFLTDDLKELLEKRVNSLKPNDMLFTSNPERRLRAKLDELFNKDIDDNDRKNKIVFHSLRHTFASHLAINGTPIFTIQKLMNHRDIRMTLRYAKLSPDSGREAVLNLY